GCGGCGAACTGATGCTACACCGCGCCAGCGTGCCGTGCTATGTGTTCAAGGTTTTGTGCGGAGCGCGGCTTTCGAGTGAGGCGGCGCGCATTCGAGCCTAGCCTATCTTTCGTTGGCCTGCAAAACGATCGGAAAGGTTGACCGGACGTAGTTCGTTGGATAGAACATCGCCCCTGATCGAACTGATCGAACGGTAGTCATTTTTGCACTGTGGCGGTGACATGCGCGTATGTATTTTCTTCGATGGTAAGAACTTCCACTCGGGTTGGCGTGACGAGGCTGCTGGACGGCGTCTGACGTTTCCCAAACTTTCGAAGTGGCTCGTCGAACGGGTTGGCGGATCGCTCCTCTGGGGCGCCTATTACTATACAGGAATCGAGATGGGCCCCGCAGCCGTGACCGAGGGCCAGAAAAAACTCGCCGGTTTTCTCGACATGCTCGAGCTTCAGCCAGGGTTTTTCGTCAAGCGTTTTCCCCGCAAGACCACGATGTTCCAGTGCGCTGCGTGCGGTGCGGAAAACAAGTATACGCAGGAGAAAGAAGTCGATACCACAATGGTTGCGGACATGCTTCGTCTTGCAGCCGTTGGTGCTTTCGACGTGCTCGTCCTGGTTTCCGGCGATTCGGATCATGCACCTGCCATCGAAGGCGTTCGCGCCATCGGCCGGCAAGCGTATGTATCGACGTGGGGACGCGCTGGCCTTTCCGCTCGTCTCCGAAAAGCCGCGTTCGACCATATCGACCTCATGGAAGGTTTGTCGTACTTCGAGGATGCCGAAGGGGCGTCTCCGCCCGTCCCGCCCGGTTCCGAACCGCGGTATGCAGCGGAAGATTTGCCGCCCGCATCGCCTCCGATGCCGTCGCTGCTCGCTTCCCCCGCGCCGTCGCTGGCCGCTCCGGCCGCTCCGCCCAAAGAATCATCACCCTCGGCGTTTCCCGCTCCGTTTGTCGCGACGAGCGCTCCGATGTCCGAAGACGATGGTGTCGCAGTCGAGCACAATCATCATGAAAATGGCGACGCGTCCGCCGCGATGGGCGTTGCGCCGGGTGCTGCTGTGGGCTCGGGCATGACGTTTTCGTACGAACCAACCGAAGAAGAAGTTTACTTCATCGAAGAGTTGCGAGCTGCCGAACGCAGGCTTCGCAATGGGTACGTTGGGGCAAACTATTTCGTTACGCGTTGGCAATCGAGCCGCCTGGACCCGTCGCCCGATGCGCGCCGCCGCATGCTCGAACACCTCGTGACGACCGGTCTCATCGAAGTTTATCACGCGCTCGATGGCAACGCAGCCTTGCGCGCGCGCTGGATGAACGAACGCTCTCTGACGCAATAAGTCATAATCCAATCTCACCGCGGATTGGTAACGTGCCAATACGCACGTCCCGCGAAAGACTCGATATGCGATCGACGAGCGGCATCATGCCGACCGCGGGCAGCATGCGAGCGGGCTCGTGCATGGGCAGGAAAAAATTGTCCCAATGCGACAAGAGCACGCGCTGCGGCGACAAACTGCGCATCACTCGTTCCGGCAGGTCCGGCGACGCGCGCCAACCGGCGACGCACAAT
This window of the Polyangiaceae bacterium genome carries:
- a CDS encoding NYN domain-containing protein: MRVCIFFDGKNFHSGWRDEAAGRRLTFPKLSKWLVERVGGSLLWGAYYYTGIEMGPAAVTEGQKKLAGFLDMLELQPGFFVKRFPRKTTMFQCAACGAENKYTQEKEVDTTMVADMLRLAAVGAFDVLVLVSGDSDHAPAIEGVRAIGRQAYVSTWGRAGLSARLRKAAFDHIDLMEGLSYFEDAEGASPPVPPGSEPRYAAEDLPPASPPMPSLLASPAPSLAAPAAPPKESSPSAFPAPFVATSAPMSEDDGVAVEHNHHENGDASAAMGVAPGAAVGSGMTFSYEPTEEEVYFIEELRAAERRLRNGYVGANYFVTRWQSSRLDPSPDARRRMLEHLVTTGLIEVYHALDGNAALRARWMNERSLTQ